A part of Desulfobacter sp. genomic DNA contains:
- a CDS encoding phosphonoacetaldehyde hydrolase, whose protein sequence is MSVFIRKQPYTGPVQAVVLDWAGTAVDYGCMGPAAVFVEVFREQGIEVSVHDARRFMGIEKKEHIRKMCALDTVAAAWQERFARLPDETDVDSLYDRTAGLMVAAIANHADPIPGVLDTVAELRERGIKIGSCTGYVQEMMDVLVPAAREKGYAPDAVFCSSDAPAGRPYPWMCYLNAIALGVYPMEAMVKVGDTVADIEEGLNAGMWTVGIVKTGNEMGLNPADLEALDPEDREGRSQEIRDRFEAAGVHYVLDRTSDLIPVIDDINKRLAAGAQPLAG, encoded by the coding sequence ATGTCGGTATTTATAAGGAAACAGCCATATACAGGGCCGGTGCAGGCCGTTGTACTTGATTGGGCCGGAACGGCCGTTGACTATGGGTGCATGGGGCCGGCTGCCGTGTTTGTGGAGGTGTTCAGGGAACAGGGTATTGAGGTGAGTGTCCATGACGCCCGGAGGTTTATGGGCATTGAAAAAAAGGAACATATCCGGAAAATGTGCGCCCTGGATACCGTGGCCGCCGCCTGGCAGGAACGGTTCGCCCGCCTTCCCGACGAAACCGATGTGGATTCCCTATACGACCGGACGGCAGGCCTGATGGTGGCTGCCATCGCCAACCATGCCGATCCCATCCCCGGTGTATTGGACACTGTGGCTGAGCTTCGGGAACGGGGGATTAAGATCGGTTCCTGCACCGGGTACGTCCAGGAGATGATGGATGTGCTGGTGCCGGCGGCCAGGGAAAAGGGCTATGCCCCGGATGCTGTTTTTTGTTCTTCGGATGCCCCTGCGGGCCGTCCTTATCCCTGGATGTGCTATCTCAACGCCATTGCACTGGGGGTCTATCCCATGGAGGCCATGGTGAAGGTCGGGGATACGGTTGCAGACATTGAGGAAGGTCTCAACGCAGGCATGTGGACCGTGGGGATCGTGAAAACCGGTAACGAAATGGGGCTGAACCCGGCCGATCTTGAAGCCCTTGATCCCGAAGACAGGGAAGGGCGGAGCCAGGAGATCCGGGACCGGTTTGAGGCGGCAGGCGTCCACTATGTCCTGGATCGAACCTCGGATCTTATTCCGGTCATTGATGACATTAACAAACGCCTGGCTGCAGGGGCGCAGCCCCTGGCCGGATAA